Genomic DNA from Sardina pilchardus chromosome 4, fSarPil1.1, whole genome shotgun sequence:
TTAAATTACATGGCTGTAAGTGTGGCGACCATCATGATTATGGGTCATTTTTGGCGATCAATCCACTAATGACATGTGAGCGTGAACGTTGGCAGCAAAACATGAGCTACGTATTTAACCTACATCTTAAAATGGGCTTGTTGTTAAGGAGTGTGTGGGGATGGACAAGAATAGACAAATGAACGAGAGcatctgacacagacacagacagacaaaagaaaacatcagacacacacagaaaacagaacgtcaaacacaaacagaaagaacatcagacacaaacagaaagaatatcagacacagacagacagaacatcAAGTCAGTTAAAAGAAATAGGAGTGTTGTGGAGAACAGAACCCAATCATAAACTCACATCAAGCTAACCATGACAATGACACAGGAATACCCTGTTGAGACTCCGTTGGTGAGATCGCACGGTATGGGTCTTCTGAAGTGGAGTCACTGTCCCCCCCTTCaggatgggaggagtaactCATATTGTAAGGCTGTCTGGGATGGGTTCTACCTGCTTATGGGTTTGGTGATGGGACCCCGTTGAGAGCGGTCAGAGGTAACAGGAAATAGCCAAAAGGCCCAGAgccacagacaggaagtgagtgactCGATacaggtggagggaggagaaggtcACCATGGCAATGCACAGGGGCAACAACAGCCGGCAGGTCAGTCTGAGGACTTTActggaataaacacacacacacacacggttagtAAGAGAGCTTGATATTTAAAACGcataaacacaaagacagaaatCATGTATGATTTTTGCAGACCTTTGTTTACTTCAGTCACCCATCTTCCTAAGATTTGCTCTCAGTATTTTTGCTTTGTGATGAGTGAGAAACAAAGTCTAGGCATAAAGAGCCGACCCATAGTGAGCCCCAcctgtgactgagtgtgtcagtgttgcAGTTGACGAGCAGCACCGTGGCCGAGAGCAGGGGGAGAGTGTGGGGCCAGCACGGGTCAGGGTCCAACGGGACAGAGTATCTGTGGACGCCGAATTCGCAGCGCAAAGAGGAAATCAACAAGGAACATTTCATTCGGTTCGCTTAGGCATGTGTGCTGATAATATAGCTATGTAATATTTTGTGATATGATTTATTTCTTAAAGGTAGTTGGTATGTGATTTTAAATACATGTAGATGACATTTACTTGCACATATTCCCCAATTATATCAACTGTCCATGTGTGGACAGTGTGTCAACACATGTGTCAACAACAGCATCTGAACTACAAGAAACATATTCAGATCATATGCCATGTACCAGTTTGACACCAGATGTTCCACTATACACCAACTCAGTACCTGAGGTTACGGGACCAATGTATAAGTGACGGGGCGCAGAGCATCATGGGTAGCGTGAGCAGAGCGGAGAGACTGAGGTGCAGCTGGAGGTCGTCTCTGACTTCCTGCAGCGCTGACTGCGTCAGCAGCGGGGCACCGTTACATTCCTTAGGTCGACTCTGACAGCCACCGGCCCCGTAACCGTTCTCCGTCTCCGGGGATACCTTCTGAGGAGCCTGGGTAGGGGAACAGAAATGACGCAGGAGTGTTATGTCTGCTGGGTAGACTATGGCCATGTGGTAGCAGTGACGCGCAGGAACCACATTTGCTGCCGTGAGGAGATTCATGAGATCATCCAGGTGTGCGGTGTGGAGAATTATGCTGAGCTTTCATATCACCCACCAGGTTCAGCACGTGGCGCAATGACCGCTCTGTCATCTGTAGCCTGAGCACCTAAAAAAGGACACAAGGACATAAGATGAGCCGAATTGTTCAGATAAATCACGATTTCAACGGAACATTAAAATGTGCATCAGTATTACTATTCATTAGTAATTAGCGTAATTTATGACTAGCAGAATAAATACAAATCTGGGGTCCTTCCACTGAAATGAGTCTGAACAGACTGAGCGCGTCCTCATCTCACCCGGTATAAGTGAAGCAGAAAGGCCACGGTGACTGACAAAGCCCCACAGGTCACTCCGCCCAAGGTGCCCAAAGCCAggatgaggaagacctgagttCGTAGGAGGAGGGTACCACAGTCTCGAGACACTGAGGGCCTGGTATGACACAGAAatgacacccaaacacacacacacacacacacacacacacacacacacggaatgaGACCACAAAAACAGATGTGTGTCCTGCACTGTGACTGACAGATAAAGTAGCTTTATGCGAGTATGTCCCATCCCCACCTGTGCAAAGGAgcgaggaagagggagaacagGCGCAGGCCAAGCCGCATCACTGTGCTGCCCCAAAATGCAACAGTGGCCCCCAGCAGGCACAGGACGGGGCCTAGGAGGCGTGGCCAGTCCTCGCTGGGCACTACGGCGTTCTGGACGGTGTTCTCCACCGCCATGAGAGGCAGGCCGTCCACCGCGGGGAGGCCGAGCGACACCCAGACCTCCTCAAACCAGCTCTGcctacacacgcagacacaagaGACCAAGGTGGCGGTGGAATTCACAAGTTCAAACAGAGAGATGCAAAACAGGCCGACGAAGGAATGCTGAAATGAGGGAACCTTTTCATTTCCTCATTCATTATCTGATGAAACTAATcttggcgcacacacacacaaacacacacacacacacacacacaggtcggtCTTCGGACAAGCAGTGGTTCCTCAAACAAGTTTCTCTCGTGACGTGACTCACCTGAGGAGCAGGTGTAGCAGGTAGACGGGGAGCTCCAGTGCGTGGGGTCGCAGGGCCCGGCTCATGGCCTCGTCCATCCCCACTGGCAGCCCCGTCCGGCCGATGGAGCCCAGCTGCACACCCAGCGAGAGGAGCAGCGTCACGGCCATGTAGACAGGAAGCACCGGGCCGCAGAAACGCAGAACCTACGGACACACGTCAAACGCCTCCATTAGAAATGTACAGCCTTAATTATCGAGCTTATCTAATCTTATATCCATTTATTATCCAAAGACACATgcagaagatttttttttttttaaatcaccatGGTAGCATATGCAACTATGACAACTATTCAAAACCTATAATATGAGGGTTTTTGCTAAACAAACTTTAAGTCATAAAGATTTGTCTTTATGAACTTGCAGTTTAATTCATATCTGATAATAATGATTACAGAGCTACTGTTGTGTGAAATCCTTCAGGGTTTCCTCACCTGTCCCAGCACTTTAAGGAAAGAGGTCCTCACTGATACCTGAAAATAGAGAGTGCTCAGTTATCAGACGGAAATGACTTCACACAAAGTTAAACCTGAATGCAAGAGTTGTATTACCTTATACTGACAGTTGGGGGCAGTGTGGAGCAACAAGAGGGCACTTGAGGTGTTGTCGAGACGACTTGTGTGAAGCATTCCAGAAATCTCGGTAACGGAGGGGATGCTTTTAGAAGGAATTCATGGAAACGGAAATAACAAaaatggggagaaaaaaaaccttAGACACTGTGTACTGCCAGATTTCCGTTCGGCACTCCGCCTGCAGCTTTAAACAGTCATGACTACAGCCAGTGGAGAATACCAAAGGTCACAGCCCTTACCTTGCAGTAGTGAAAGAGTCCTCTCTGAACCAGGGGGCCTTCAGTCTATAAACACTGGGCAGTCGGTCTGCAAACCAAAATGTGCACTGAACTGAGCGCTCACCTCACAGAACACCAAAGACATCACTGATCATTCTTGAATCCTGCAGTCTCAGataaacaccaagagctcagagtGTCTGTAGGACTCACCTTTGCTTACTTTACACTGGCTCACAACTGTGATTCTGAAAGCCTGGTAGACCTGaagacagagcagagcagcacacatTCAGCAAATGCGAAACTGTATGGATGCACAGACACCATGACACAAGAAACCAGGTTTGAAGAAGGTTCTGGAAGGTTGCGCATCAGCACCTGGTGGAAATGCTGCAGCTGAACGGTGTGGAGCAGCCCAGAGGAGTTGAtggtgacatcactaacagtcAGGCCTGGAGGCAGAGAGGGCCAGTTGCCCGTGAGATTTAAAACATTAATTATAGGCACGGGTGCCTTTTGCGTAAACAGCCAAGCAGCTCACCGTGGCTGAGACAGGTACTGAATGTGAATTCAAGAGACAAAAGGCCCTTCCGTTCCCCCACTTACCAAAGGACAGCACGTGAGGCACGGCCACAGGGATGGTCTGAGACTCCTCCCTCTGCCACTCACACTCCATCATAAACTGAGACAGACAACAAGTACAGAGAGGATGTCTATCACATGtctttgtttatactgtatctgaTGCCTGTATGGATATGAATCTCTATCACATATCTTTGTCTATATCTGATGCCTGTATGGATATGAATCTCTATCACATATCTTTGTCTATATCTGATGCCTGTATGGATATGAATTtctatcacatactgtatcatttgTCTATATTTGAAGTGTATGTGGATATGGATGTCTATCACATGGATTTGACCTGATGCCGATATGAATATGTGTCTACATGGGTACAGGTCTTTTGTGAGGTGAGGTGTACCTGGTTGCCACTAGGGTTGGAGGCAGCGACAACAAGATGGGAGACTGAGGACAGCTCGCTCACTCGAACAGTCAGTACCTAGAGAAATGGGCAGATAATGGCAATAACAGCATGGACCGCAGGTGTGAGAGGATTCTAATGTGCACCATAACACTGAGTATCCAGGGAAGCGTGTTTCAATGCACATGGTCTAATCTAATGTGTGACGCCACAAAAGCAGATTAAACTACCAGTGCAGCCGGCTGGCTTGCCAATAATTCCTAGATAGGAAATGTAGCCAATCCTAACTACTGAGAACAATTATACAACtgtaaaaatacatatttttccTGCAATGTAATGGGATAGGCTGGGTGAGAATGGTTCATCAAGCAGAGATTCACTTTGAGGTTATTCTTTCATATTTGTTTACTTTGACGCAGGCGTGCCTTGATCAGGAATATCTGACGGTAAGAAACGAGTGGAGACCATCAGTATGTACGCCGACATCAAGAGGAGAGTCTACCTTGTAAGGAGGGAGCAGCTCCGTCCCCCATGACAAATCCACCGCCTGCAGACTAAAAGAGAGGGCTGACTGAGTGTTGTTTTTGACAAACAGAAGGAGCCATTTATAGCAccagaaccaaaaaaaaaagacaaaagacaatgTCAACAGAGAACAATTTGGCAGCGTTGCACTCACCACATAGAGCCATTCATTTCTGTGCAGCCATAGAGCCAGCTGGTCATCTCCTGTGTGAAGAAATTGAACAGAGCAACCTTCTTCAATAAATGCCGTCAGCAGAAATGTTCAGATAGAAACAAGAAGTAAGAAAAGTGGAACCACTTTGTGGTTTATGTCCGGCAAACCGCAGACCAAGAATGTATTGTGTgcaatgcatatacagtacagcattggggtcagggctgtacgctaagctttttcactaggagcacaggtgctcctaaattaaaaagtttaggagcacagaaaaaaaattaggagcactatgaaatttccttgaaaaccttcttgccttaagcaggatacagatcattcacagcagtggcaatcatagtctctgctcaaaccctacacacacagaaaatggcttgtcttgtttctatttcatattttgaattcagaatttgaatagcctacattttgttaacaatttatagcattttaggatctgcataattacttatagcttaaaatattcagtaaactgaatacttcatattgattacacttgtctttaatgatattacaggggtgatgtgtaggtctaattgagtgcctgtcactttaaggtgaacataattaggtttcattcggttttaggaaaagagtcaagcatagttcaaggatacatcatgttttcattaaataacttaaatgttcaaaaaactaacaaaggtaaagacaaatatttctggtgtaatagaaaagatgagtgtccactgtccagtaacgttaacttgatttagcctaccatggcatggcatcgtgagttgtcactttttccttggtcttgtttaattggctgggtgcttaacttactctaccatgactcgtcttggagtttggtaggctatatctgttatatcaaatgagtgacaaccagtgctcaaaataaaacgttacggtattcggATAActttagtggaatggatttaatgtgaacataACCtccaaagacgcagagtggctatgatgcgcacatttgcaatgaaaatgttccgcctttttaaagcaggtgtagcctacaccaaatcgtggttaaaaccatcatttagacaacagaatcagtcggatttctttcatagaagtcaacaaggcaggcctatgtcaaattcaggctggggtgaagctaacacggtttccacaccgtgtttatcaaccgtgataataataatatttgaaatgaacacggtagcctattgtaggctatatagtcaacattcttatcatggtttgccgtttcaacggtaatcgctacaaagtcaccaactgataacgaacagattgaagaaaaagaagaatggttttggagtgacatttcttgcgtgtgtgagagacagcgaggttgatgctgaaagtgtgagtttccagccaggagcgttagagttgtcaactatgaaattagtaggctataggtctacagatgcgcgaaaattgtactagcctatactttgatccacttggtgtggatttttaggagcaaaatgcgaataaaagggttgaattcagtactcgcacctgtgctcccatttcatattttcaattagcactaatatatatttactcgcatttgcgacgaggtgctcgcagcgtacagccctggGGGTGCTTACCAAGTTGCTGCTTCGACAGTGGAAATGGCTGTAGGCTTTCCTGCGACTCGATAGAGCAAACAGGAAATACTTCTCCTGTGGTTCCTGCCAGGGAGAAAGTTATGGATTTCACCAGTCTGCAGGTTGATCTCGGACATTATTGAGCCAGCATGCACAGAGAATATGTCGTTTTCACTTTCGTTCTCTCCTGCTGTTTGTCAAGTTCTAAGGTCAACCAAAAATGCAACAGCTCACCTTAGGGGCACTGTGGAAGAGGCGGAGGGTGTTCACTTCGCTCCAGGCCTCAATTGGGGCTTCAGAGAAAAATaagacaagaaaaacaaaaataaataaataaagaactcTAGCTCACTCACACATCTTACAGCATGTCGACTTCTACACGGGATATATTCGGAATTACCTGTAAAGGTGGCTATGGGTTCTGGTTCCTCTCCAAGCACCTGCACTGGGTGTCTGATGAAGTGATAATTCAGGACAGAGATCCTCTTCTCTGTGTCATCTGTGAACTAACATCAATCACATGTCAACTCAAAGGTATCAAAGACAGGATAATGACATGACAATAAAATGTACACTTCAACATGACtgtgaaatgtaaacaaacatttctgagTGCATATACCAGGACATTTGTACATAATCTATATGGAGGCcatgtacatacatatacagtatcttaCCTGGCCAGTCTCAGGTTCGATGAGGTCAAAGAAAGCCCTAACTGTTGCCAGGACCAGCTCCTTACACCTAAACACAAACGCATAATGATTCACAGTGGTT
This window encodes:
- the pgap1 gene encoding GPI inositol-deacylase translates to MKATTLAFYGFALGLLGLGLRELLLGFEENRCSMTYMFEYPEYRRVQLPRRVSRLYPAYGLYLYGEGVYAQETRGLKLSGAPVLFLPGNAGSYKQARSLGSVALRKAEGLEGGVHFNVFTIDFNEELVALYGGSLLRQTRFLHESIKAILRLYKEHPDPPTSVVLVGHSMGGVVARALFTLPRFNPRLVSLIITQASPHQAPVLPLDPYLLEFYSAVRQRWITGAQDLRNVTVLSVGGGYRDYQVRSGLAALRCPLADPNKLSLVVTAVPRTWVSTDHLSIVWCKELVLATVRAFFDLIEPETGQFTDDTEKRISVLNYHFIRHPVQVLGEEPEPIATFTAPIEAWSEVNTLRLFHSAPKEPQEKYFLFALSSRRKAYSHFHCRSSNLEMTSWLYGCTEMNGSMCLQAVDLSWGTELLPPYKVLTVRVSELSSVSHLVVAASNPSGNQFMMECEWQREESQTIPVAVPHVLSFGLTVSDVTINSSGLLHTVQLQHFHQVYQAFRITVVSQCKVSKDRLPSVYRLKAPWFREDSFTTASIPSVTEISGMLHTSRLDNTSSALLLLHTAPNCQYKVSVRTSFLKVLGQVLRFCGPVLPVYMAVTLLLSLGVQLGSIGRTGLPVGMDEAMSRALRPHALELPVYLLHLLLRQSWFEEVWVSLGLPAVDGLPLMAVENTVQNAVVPSEDWPRLLGPVLCLLGATVAFWGSTVMRLGLRLFSLFLAPLHRPSVSRDCGTLLLRTQVFLILALGTLGGVTCGALSVTVAFLLHLYRVLRLQMTERSLRHVLNLAPQKVSPETENGYGAGGCQSRPKECNGAPLLTQSALQEVRDDLQLHLSLSALLTLPMMLCAPSLIHWSRNLRYSVPLDPDPCWPHTLPLLSATVLLVNCNTDTLSHSKVLRLTCRLLLPLCIAMVTFSSLHLYRVTHFLSVALGLLAISCYL